The Salegentibacter mishustinae genome includes a window with the following:
- a CDS encoding sugar porter family MFS transporter: protein MSKIFAWSISAALAGFLFGFDTVVISGADKQLQELWGTSDAFHGSIVMAMALWGTVVGAIFGGIPTNKFGRKNTLLVIGILYLVSALGSAFANDPITFAIFRFLGGLGVGASTIAAPTYVSEIAPPKDRGRLVSLYQFNIVLGILIAYLSNYLLRDTGAQPWRWMVGVEAIPAFIYIIFVVFIPKSPRWLISKSRTEEAAKILEDINPEADLEKRMLEIKKQSENQIMGENIFMKKYRFPLILAFLVAFFNQLSGINAFLYYAPRIFESAGLEANTALLSSIGIGVVNLLFTLLGVFLIDRVGRKKLMFVGSIGYIISLSLVAAAFFLNWGGLWVPIFLFLFIAAHAIGQGAVIWVFISEIFPNHLRASGQAFGSSTHWVLAAIVPSLVPVLFTTIGPGYVFAFFAFMMVLQLIFVIFMMPETKGKTLEELGEELSPSTNNQAFQQ, encoded by the coding sequence ATGAGTAAAATTTTTGCCTGGTCAATTAGTGCTGCTTTAGCAGGTTTTCTTTTCGGATTTGACACCGTTGTTATTTCCGGAGCCGATAAACAGCTACAGGAACTATGGGGAACCTCAGATGCTTTTCACGGGTCTATTGTTATGGCGATGGCACTTTGGGGAACCGTAGTAGGTGCCATTTTTGGAGGAATCCCCACCAATAAGTTTGGTAGAAAGAACACGCTATTAGTAATAGGTATACTTTACCTTGTTTCGGCACTGGGTTCAGCATTTGCAAACGATCCTATAACTTTTGCAATTTTTCGGTTCTTAGGAGGATTAGGTGTTGGAGCCTCAACCATTGCAGCTCCTACTTATGTATCAGAAATTGCCCCGCCTAAAGACAGGGGTAGGTTAGTATCGCTGTATCAATTTAATATCGTTTTAGGGATTTTAATCGCTTATCTCTCTAACTATTTACTTCGCGATACCGGGGCTCAACCCTGGCGTTGGATGGTTGGGGTAGAAGCTATCCCGGCATTCATTTATATCATTTTTGTGGTATTTATTCCTAAAAGTCCGCGTTGGCTTATTTCTAAATCCAGAACCGAAGAAGCGGCTAAAATACTTGAGGATATTAATCCTGAAGCCGATCTCGAAAAAAGAATGCTGGAGATTAAAAAGCAATCTGAAAACCAAATTATGGGAGAGAATATCTTTATGAAGAAATATCGTTTCCCTTTAATTCTGGCTTTTTTAGTAGCATTTTTTAATCAGCTTTCCGGAATAAACGCATTCCTGTATTACGCTCCCCGAATTTTTGAATCAGCCGGATTAGAAGCTAATACAGCTCTTCTAAGTAGTATTGGAATCGGTGTGGTTAATCTACTTTTTACGCTTTTGGGAGTTTTCCTAATAGATCGGGTAGGAAGAAAAAAACTTATGTTCGTAGGTTCAATAGGGTATATCATTTCCTTGTCCCTGGTTGCCGCAGCTTTCTTTTTGAATTGGGGCGGACTTTGGGTTCCTATATTTCTTTTCCTTTTTATTGCGGCGCACGCCATTGGCCAGGGCGCGGTAATTTGGGTATTTATCTCTGAAATATTCCCTAATCACTTAAGAGCATCGGGACAGGCATTTGGATCTTCTACGCACTGGGTGCTGGCGGCAATCGTACCTTCTTTAGTACCGGTACTTTTTACCACAATTGGTCCTGGTTATGTTTTTGCCTTTTTCGCCTTTATGATGGTACTACAACTAATCTTCGTGATTTTTATGATGCCTGAAACTAAAGGTAAAACCCTGGAAGAACTGGGTGAAGAATTATCTCCGAGTACTAACAATCAAGCTTTTCAACAATAA
- a CDS encoding substrate-binding domain-containing protein — protein MKNLYCIVLIIFSLATISCGLDREQEDIYTIGFVQAMTTDNWRKEMNRAMKVEASMHPNLNLEIKDAHNDVERQIAQVEDFIEKRVDVLIVSPIQSVPITPVIEKAMNAGIPTIVIDRKIEGSNYTAYVGANNVEIGENAANYIISNSTPGKELKLIEITGLQASSPAYERSRGFRKVISKQENIEVVGTIAGDWEKTSVNKDLQSLLDSIEAPDFIFAHNDRMAMGAWEVARSENLTDSIQIIGVDGLFGPSGGIQLVKENILAATVLYPTGGAEAIKLATQLLAGDNIEKNNILNTVVIDKVNVDIMQNQFNKMNQQQNDIEQQQSVIKEQLATYNSQNYLLKIMVVLFILLLLLGLWAVYLVFKLKKRKRRLELNNRKIITQRNQIEKFAEQLEVSNEVKINFFTALSHEFKTPLTLITSAIESLGQNPNKQLKDFAYETSLISKNSGRLLRLINELLDFRKLESGSFRLKPLKTNLYEFIENIYEDFKSEALKKSIDLKLESNIKEVMVYIDRDMMDKVFFNMLSNAFKFTPKNGQINISIEEIGEDKVEVRFKDSGIGIPKEDFNKIFDPFRQAGNNAKPSSGLGLYITRQFVELHKGKISVSSHQGTEFKIELLKGKDHLAAYEFVEDTLEIEKEVSAKELESNYIPEELSQSIDENAETILIIEDNTDLSYLLKKKLLVDYKVELSDGTDALEKALEIIPDVIICDLNLPEKSGFEICKELKSDLRTSHIPTLILTALSDEESRLKALKAGADSYITKPFNFEILKESLRSALFNREKLRYYYTNKIDQVKDNKFEDSEQAFLKELNSLIEKNLKQTGFNVEDLAHQLGISRVQLYRKVKAIMGISISDYINAQRLSKAKSLLQETNLNISEIAYEVGYASPGYFSTSFKNKYGTSPKQFRS, from the coding sequence ATGAAGAATCTATATTGTATAGTATTAATTATTTTTTCTTTAGCTACGATCTCGTGTGGGCTAGATAGAGAGCAAGAGGATATTTATACAATAGGCTTTGTACAAGCCATGACTACCGATAACTGGCGTAAAGAAATGAATAGGGCCATGAAAGTAGAAGCTTCAATGCATCCTAATCTTAATCTTGAAATTAAAGATGCTCATAACGATGTTGAGAGACAAATTGCCCAGGTAGAAGATTTTATTGAAAAAAGAGTAGATGTTTTAATTGTATCGCCCATTCAATCAGTTCCTATTACTCCGGTAATTGAGAAAGCTATGAATGCGGGTATTCCCACCATAGTTATAGATCGTAAAATTGAAGGAAGTAACTATACCGCTTATGTAGGAGCAAACAATGTTGAAATTGGTGAAAATGCCGCTAATTATATAATTTCCAATTCCACCCCTGGAAAGGAGCTAAAGCTTATCGAGATCACGGGTTTACAAGCATCTTCTCCTGCCTATGAACGTAGCCGGGGGTTTCGCAAAGTGATTTCAAAGCAGGAGAATATTGAGGTTGTAGGTACCATAGCCGGAGATTGGGAGAAAACTTCGGTGAATAAGGATCTTCAATCTCTTTTAGATTCTATAGAAGCTCCAGATTTCATTTTTGCCCATAACGACCGTATGGCCATGGGTGCCTGGGAAGTAGCGCGAAGTGAAAACCTAACAGATAGTATTCAAATTATTGGTGTAGATGGCCTTTTTGGGCCAAGTGGCGGTATACAATTGGTGAAAGAAAATATCCTTGCTGCCACGGTGTTATATCCAACCGGTGGGGCAGAAGCGATTAAGCTTGCTACCCAATTACTGGCCGGGGACAATATTGAAAAGAACAATATTTTAAATACGGTGGTTATTGATAAAGTGAATGTAGATATCATGCAGAACCAGTTCAATAAAATGAACCAGCAGCAAAATGATATCGAACAGCAACAGTCAGTAATAAAAGAGCAGTTGGCTACCTATAACTCGCAAAATTATCTTTTAAAGATTATGGTTGTTCTGTTTATCCTGCTTCTCCTACTGGGACTTTGGGCTGTTTACCTGGTATTTAAATTAAAAAAGCGTAAGCGAAGATTGGAGCTAAATAACAGGAAGATAATTACCCAGCGTAACCAAATTGAAAAATTTGCGGAACAGCTAGAGGTTTCCAACGAAGTAAAGATCAATTTCTTTACCGCGCTGTCTCATGAATTTAAAACTCCGCTTACATTAATTACCAGCGCTATAGAAAGCTTAGGTCAAAACCCTAATAAACAACTTAAAGATTTTGCTTATGAAACCAGCCTTATCAGCAAAAATTCGGGTAGATTATTAAGGCTTATTAACGAGCTTTTGGATTTTAGAAAGTTAGAGAGTGGTAGTTTTAGGCTCAAACCTTTAAAAACCAATTTATATGAATTTATAGAAAATATCTACGAAGATTTTAAATCTGAAGCCTTAAAGAAATCTATTGATTTAAAGCTCGAATCCAACATTAAGGAAGTGATGGTTTATATTGATAGGGATATGATGGATAAGGTGTTTTTTAATATGCTTTCCAATGCTTTTAAATTCACGCCAAAAAACGGTCAAATTAATATTAGCATAGAAGAAATCGGGGAAGATAAAGTAGAGGTTCGATTTAAAGATTCAGGAATAGGAATTCCTAAAGAAGATTTCAATAAGATATTTGATCCTTTTAGGCAGGCGGGGAATAATGCCAAACCCAGCTCGGGACTTGGGTTATATATTACCAGGCAGTTTGTAGAGCTTCATAAAGGCAAGATTTCGGTTTCCTCCCACCAGGGAACAGAGTTTAAAATAGAATTGCTGAAGGGTAAAGATCATCTGGCTGCATACGAATTTGTGGAGGACACTTTAGAAATTGAGAAAGAAGTATCTGCAAAGGAACTGGAAAGCAACTACATTCCCGAAGAGCTTTCCCAGTCTATAGATGAAAATGCTGAAACAATTTTAATTATTGAAGATAATACAGATCTTTCTTATCTTCTGAAGAAAAAATTACTGGTAGATTACAAAGTAGAACTCTCTGATGGTACCGATGCCCTGGAAAAAGCTCTTGAAATTATTCCAGATGTAATTATTTGTGATCTAAATCTTCCAGAAAAAAGCGGATTTGAAATCTGTAAAGAACTTAAAAGCGATCTGCGTACCTCTCACATTCCTACTTTAATTCTTACTGCGTTAAGCGATGAAGAATCTCGTTTAAAAGCTTTAAAAGCTGGTGCCGACTCCTATATTACCAAACCTTTTAACTTTGAAATTCTAAAAGAGTCTTTAAGATCGGCTTTATTTAACAGGGAAAAATTACGTTATTATTATACCAACAAAATAGATCAGGTTAAAGACAATAAATTTGAAGATTCAGAACAGGCTTTCTTAAAGGAACTTAATTCTCTTATAGAAAAGAACCTAAAACAAACCGGTTTTAATGTAGAAGACCTGGCACATCAACTGGGGATTTCCAGAGTACAGCTTTACCGAAAGGTCAAAGCTATTATGGGTATAAGTATAAGTGATTATATCAATGCTCAAAGACTTAGTAAAGCTAAAAGCCTGTTGCAGGAAACCAATTTAAATATTTCTGAAATTGCTTATGAAGTTGGTTACGCTTCTCCCGGCTATTTTTCTACATCCTTTAAGAATAAATATGGTACTAGCCCAAAACAGTTTAGAAGTTAG
- a CDS encoding patatin-like phospholipase family protein, giving the protein MKKIRILSIDGGGIRGILPGTILTYLEDELKKKTNNPHASISEYFDFFAGTSTGGILTLIYLIPDENGINKYSARDALKIYLEKGEEIFNVPLKNKIESLGGIIDEKYPEAALEKNLEYYFNKSTLSESLKPCLVPSYDIRNRRAHFFTSIEAKRSKLYDFYIKDVARSASAAPKYFEATRIKSIYGTPYSLIDGGVFANNPTLCAYAEARNIAFSKELKNPDKPDKPSAKDMLIFSIGTGDVKEPYTYEEYSDAGMLKWIKPLIDIMMSGNSETVDYQLKKIYETLQPGDSLDYRIQPELIHADSAMDNARKENILALHEDGLNTVTENKEELDLIVDKLIREH; this is encoded by the coding sequence ATGAAAAAAATCAGAATTTTATCAATAGATGGTGGCGGAATTAGAGGAATATTACCGGGAACAATTTTGACCTATCTGGAAGATGAACTAAAAAAGAAAACCAACAATCCTCATGCTTCCATTTCAGAATATTTCGATTTTTTTGCCGGTACCAGTACAGGTGGAATTCTTACGCTTATTTATCTTATTCCAGATGAAAATGGCATCAATAAATACAGTGCAAGAGATGCTTTAAAGATCTATTTGGAAAAAGGCGAAGAAATTTTCAATGTTCCCCTCAAGAATAAAATTGAAAGTCTGGGCGGGATTATAGATGAGAAATACCCTGAAGCCGCCCTGGAAAAGAATTTAGAATACTACTTCAATAAAAGTACTTTATCTGAAAGCCTTAAACCCTGCCTGGTTCCCAGCTATGATATTAGAAACCGCAGGGCTCACTTTTTTACGAGCATAGAAGCTAAACGAAGTAAGTTGTATGATTTTTATATAAAGGATGTAGCCAGATCAGCTTCTGCAGCGCCTAAATATTTTGAAGCAACCCGTATAAAATCTATTTATGGTACGCCATATTCATTAATCGACGGCGGCGTTTTTGCAAATAACCCCACGCTCTGTGCCTATGCAGAAGCAAGGAATATCGCTTTCTCTAAAGAATTGAAAAATCCCGACAAACCCGATAAACCCAGCGCAAAAGATATGTTGATATTTTCAATAGGAACGGGAGATGTTAAAGAGCCCTATACTTATGAAGAATATAGCGATGCGGGCATGTTAAAGTGGATAAAACCATTGATCGATATTATGATGAGCGGAAATTCAGAAACCGTAGATTATCAATTGAAGAAAATTTATGAAACGCTGCAACCTGGAGATTCTCTGGACTATCGTATTCAGCCGGAACTGATCCATGCAGATAGCGCTATGGACAATGCCAGGAAAGAAAACATATTGGCGCTGCACGAAGATGGTCTAAATACGGTTACCGAAAATAAGGAGGAACTAGACCTTATTGTAGATAAGCTAATACGGGAGCACTAA